A genomic window from Triticum urartu cultivar G1812 chromosome 7, Tu2.1, whole genome shotgun sequence includes:
- the LOC125521333 gene encoding uncharacterized protein LOC125521333, translating to MKASIKFRDDDRPLMRAKVPIGVLGLPFQSGLSAGGDPRELRFDLSTAFASGPALRLSYRPNDPGLPFAISIRAGAGALGSPVRAPFFLAAEFNLLSANSGSPAFFLLLKPRLGDFSLSHTLRSSTSPPPRTVGVVSDGEGRDREDELSYKAFSLRGSGFAADVAAAGRSGGVGALLSGMRLTTRSVLPLWGRASMRFNWGIRAPPGLQAAFADDRKDARVPVCKMPLLVINKISIEQAPHADKKKDSKADVDVSLPAIDATDALDRAGHAADGEGFSLMRRQLEAMNAESGMLRRAVDELRTEIGRGRAASVAAVGRPPPQPHHGFSVKPDRRGGGKEPAAENSAMPAPDEVGEELKRALEARRR from the coding sequence ATGAAGGCGTCTATCAAGTTCCGCGACGACGACCGGCCGCTGATGCGGGCCAAGGTGCCGATCGGCGTGCTCGGGCTGCCGTTCCAGTCCGGCCTCTCCGCTGGCGGCGATCCCCGGGAGCTCCGCTTCGATCTCTCCACCGCTTTCGCCTCCGGGCCAGCTCTCCGCTTATCGTATCGCCCCAACGACCCTGGTCTCCCCTTCGCCATCTCCATCCGCGCCGGTGCCGGAGCCCTCGGCTCCCCTGTccgggcccccttcttcctcgccgccGAGTTCAACCTCCTCTCTGCCAACTCTGGATCTcctgccttcttcctcctcctcaagCCCCGCCTTGGCGATTTCTCACTTTCCCACACGCTCCGGTCGTCCACGTCTCCTCCGCCCCGTACGGTCGGGGTGGTCTCCGACGGCGAAGGGCGCGACCGCGAGGACGAGCTGAGCTACAAGGCGTTCTCGTTGAGAGGGAGCGGGTTCGCGGCGGACGTTGCCGCGGCGGGGAGGAGCGGCGGCGTCGGCGCGCTGCTGTCCGGGATGCGGTTGACCACGAGGAGCGTGCTCCCGCTCTGGGGCAGGGCGAGCATGCGGTTCAACTGGGGGATCCGCGCGCCACCGGGGCTGCAGGCAGCGTTCGCCGACGACCGCAAGGACGCGCGCGTGCCCGTCTGCAAGATGCCGCTGCTGGTCATCAACAAGATCTCCATCGAGCAGGCGCCACACGCCGACAAGAAGAAAGACAGCAAAGCAGATGTAGATGTCTCGCTGCCTGCCATCGACGCCACGGACGCGTTGGATAGAGCGGGTCACGCCGCCGACGGCGAGGGGTTCTCACTGATGAGGCGGCAACTGGAGGCGATGAACGCGGAGAGCGGGATGCTCCGCCGCGCCGTGGACGAGCTGCGCACCGAGATCGGGCGCGGCAGGGCCGCGTCCGTGGCAGCGGTAGGGAGGCCGCCGCCACAGCCGCATCACGGGTTCTCGGTGAAGCCGGATCGTCGGGGCGGTGGGAAGGAGCCAGCGGCGGAGAACTCAGCGATGCCAGCGCCGGACGAGGTGGGGGAGGAGTTGAAGAGGGCACTGGAGGCGCGCCGGAGATGA